In a single window of the Xylanimonas protaetiae genome:
- a CDS encoding GuaB3 family IMP dehydrogenase-related protein, whose amino-acid sequence MSNEIEIGRGKRGRRAYSFDDIAVVPSRRTRDPKDVSVGWQIDAYHFELPIMAAPMDSVMSPETAIALGRFGGLGVLDLEGLWTRYEAPEALLAEIAELPADEATRRMQQIYAEPIKAELITQRLKEVRAAGVTVAGALSPQNTQEHHKAVVDAGVDLFVIRGTTVSAEHVSGNAEPLNLKRFIYELDVPVVVGGASTYTAALHLMRTGAAGVLVGFGGGAAHTTRVSLGIHAPMATAVSDVAAARRDYLDESGGRYVHVIADGGVGRSGDIVKAVACGADAVMLGAALARAQEAPGRGWHWGPEAHHEQLPRGERVEVGTSGTLEEILFGPGRQADGTLNLVGALKRAMATTGYSDLKEFQRVEVVVSPYQPH is encoded by the coding sequence GTGAGCAACGAGATCGAGATCGGGCGCGGCAAGCGCGGACGCAGGGCGTACTCCTTCGACGACATCGCCGTCGTCCCGTCGCGTCGCACCCGCGACCCGAAGGACGTCTCGGTGGGCTGGCAGATCGACGCCTACCACTTCGAGCTGCCGATCATGGCCGCACCGATGGACTCCGTCATGAGCCCGGAGACGGCCATCGCGCTGGGCCGGTTCGGCGGTCTCGGCGTCCTCGACCTCGAGGGCCTGTGGACGCGGTACGAGGCGCCCGAGGCGCTGCTCGCCGAGATCGCGGAGCTGCCCGCCGACGAGGCGACGCGGCGCATGCAGCAGATCTACGCCGAGCCCATCAAGGCCGAGCTCATCACGCAGCGCCTCAAGGAGGTCCGCGCCGCGGGCGTCACCGTCGCGGGCGCGCTGAGCCCCCAGAACACGCAGGAGCACCACAAGGCCGTCGTCGACGCCGGGGTGGACCTGTTCGTCATCCGCGGCACCACGGTGTCGGCCGAGCACGTCTCGGGCAACGCCGAGCCGCTCAACCTCAAGCGCTTCATCTACGAGCTCGACGTGCCCGTCGTGGTCGGCGGAGCGTCCACGTACACCGCGGCGCTGCACCTCATGCGCACCGGCGCCGCGGGCGTGCTGGTCGGCTTCGGCGGCGGCGCCGCGCACACCACGCGCGTCTCGCTGGGCATCCACGCGCCGATGGCCACCGCGGTGTCCGACGTCGCGGCCGCGCGCCGCGACTACCTGGACGAGTCCGGCGGCCGCTACGTGCACGTCATCGCCGACGGCGGCGTCGGGCGCTCGGGCGACATCGTCAAGGCCGTCGCGTGCGGCGCCGACGCCGTCATGCTCGGCGCGGCGCTCGCCCGGGCGCAGGAGGCGCCGGGCCGCGGCTGGCACTGGGGCCCGGAGGCGCACCACGAGCAGCTCCCGCGCGGCGAGCGTGTCGAGGTCGGCACGTCCGGCACGCTCGAGGAGATCCTCTTCGGGCCGGGCCGCCAGGCCGACGGCACCCTCAACCTCGTCGGCGCGCTCAAGCGGGCGATGGCCACGACCGGGTACTCGGACCTCAAGGAGTTCCAGCGCGTCGAGGTCGTCGTCTCGCCGTACCAGCCGCACTGA
- a CDS encoding exonuclease domain-containing protein — translation MSERSYDAFSAGWAQGPLVGFDTETTGVDVANDRIVTAAVVLRIPGVSTDVRTWLVDPGVDIPAEAAAIHGISTEHARAHGTSPAVALEEIAAELAAHLREGVPVVAYNASFDLSLLDAELARHGLATLPERLGRAVTPVLDPLVIDRWQDRYRPGKRRLGNLVEHYGVLATDELHAADVDVLATLDVLDALVRAFPVLGAMSLEELHAAQVGAHDTWARSFNEWRESQGFDGPGASTAWPVEHATW, via the coding sequence ATGAGCGAGCGGTCGTACGACGCGTTCTCGGCCGGCTGGGCCCAGGGCCCGCTGGTCGGGTTCGACACGGAGACCACCGGCGTCGACGTCGCGAACGACCGGATCGTGACGGCCGCCGTGGTGCTGCGCATCCCCGGCGTGAGCACGGACGTGCGCACGTGGCTCGTCGACCCGGGCGTGGACATCCCGGCCGAGGCCGCCGCCATCCACGGCATCTCCACCGAGCACGCGCGGGCACACGGCACGTCGCCCGCCGTCGCGCTCGAGGAGATCGCCGCGGAGCTCGCCGCGCACCTGCGCGAGGGCGTGCCCGTCGTCGCCTACAACGCGTCGTTCGACCTGTCGCTGCTCGACGCCGAGCTGGCCCGGCACGGGCTCGCGACGCTGCCGGAGCGGCTCGGGCGCGCGGTCACCCCCGTGCTCGACCCGCTGGTGATCGACCGCTGGCAGGACCGGTACCGCCCCGGGAAGCGGCGGCTCGGCAACCTCGTGGAGCACTACGGGGTGCTGGCCACCGACGAGCTGCACGCCGCCGACGTGGACGTGCTCGCGACGCTCGACGTGCTCGACGCGCTGGTGCGCGCGTTCCCGGTGCTCGGGGCCATGAGCCTGGAGGAGCTGCACGCGGCACAGGTGGGCGCGCACGACACGTGGGCGCGCAGCTTCAACGAATGGCGCGAGAGCCAGGGCTTCGACGGCCCGGGCGCCTCGACGGCGTGGCCCGTGGAGCACGCGACCTGGTGA
- the pta gene encoding phosphate acetyltransferase yields the protein MTATRTIVIASPEGDSGKSTIALGVIDLLVRQGQRVGVFRPVSRVSAAAGNDGPATERDHVLEMLLEHDGVDLTYEESVGITYDDIHADLDAAMSRIVARFHEISARCDSVVVLGTDYTDVSGPTELAFNAKIAANLGAPVLLVVSGRGRSDEDTKALTQISLGELRANHAQPMGVMINRYDGRTPADVAALTADPDLPVWVVPEEPFLQAPTVAQLMEAVGGELWLGDPELLSREALDVLVGAMSVEHLLDHLSDGAVVITPGDRSDVILSLLSAQAATSFPSLAGIILTGGMVPGSSIGELVKALEPHVPLIVTEQDTFPAARSAGATTGRVTASATRKVDVARGLFESAVDGEDLLARLAVPRPSVVTPLMFEYELIERARSDRRRVVLPEGDDDRILRAASSVLARGIADLTILGDETAVRARATELGLDISSATVLSPTDPEHVERYAAEYTRLRAHKGMTVERAREIVTDVSYFGTMMVHLGDAHGMVSGAAHTTAHTIRPSFEIIKTAPGISSVSGVFLMCLEDRVLVYGDCAVIPDPTTEQLADVAIASAATAAQFGVEPRIAMLSYSTGESGSGADVDKVRAATAVVKERRPDLSVEGPIQYDAAVDAAVAASKLPGSAVAGRATVFVFPDLNTGNNTYKAVQRSAGAVAVGPVLQGLNKPVNDLSRGALVQDIINTVAITAIQAQGASK from the coding sequence ATGACGGCCACGCGCACCATCGTCATCGCCTCCCCCGAGGGAGACTCCGGAAAGTCCACGATCGCTCTCGGCGTCATCGACCTGCTCGTCCGCCAGGGCCAGCGCGTCGGGGTCTTCCGCCCGGTCTCCCGCGTCTCGGCGGCGGCGGGCAACGACGGCCCGGCCACCGAGCGCGACCACGTGCTGGAGATGCTGCTCGAGCACGACGGCGTCGACCTCACCTACGAGGAGTCCGTCGGCATCACGTACGACGACATCCACGCCGACCTCGACGCCGCGATGAGCCGCATCGTGGCCCGCTTCCACGAGATCTCCGCGCGCTGCGACTCCGTGGTGGTGCTCGGCACCGACTACACCGACGTGTCGGGCCCGACCGAGCTCGCGTTCAACGCGAAGATCGCCGCCAACCTGGGCGCCCCGGTGCTGCTCGTGGTCTCCGGCCGCGGCCGCTCCGACGAGGACACCAAGGCCCTGACGCAGATCAGCCTCGGCGAGCTGCGCGCCAACCACGCCCAGCCCATGGGCGTCATGATCAACCGTTACGACGGCCGCACGCCCGCCGACGTCGCCGCGCTCACCGCCGACCCCGACCTGCCCGTGTGGGTGGTCCCCGAGGAGCCGTTCCTGCAGGCGCCGACGGTCGCGCAGCTCATGGAGGCCGTCGGCGGCGAGCTGTGGCTCGGCGACCCCGAGCTGCTGTCCCGCGAGGCCCTCGACGTGCTGGTCGGCGCGATGTCGGTCGAGCACCTCCTCGACCACCTGTCCGACGGCGCCGTCGTCATCACCCCCGGCGACCGCTCCGACGTCATCCTCTCGCTGCTGTCCGCCCAGGCGGCGACCAGCTTCCCGTCGCTCGCCGGCATCATCCTCACCGGCGGCATGGTTCCCGGCAGCTCCATCGGCGAGCTCGTCAAGGCGCTCGAGCCGCACGTGCCGCTCATCGTCACCGAGCAGGACACCTTCCCCGCCGCCCGCAGCGCGGGCGCCACGACGGGCCGCGTGACCGCGAGCGCCACGCGCAAGGTCGACGTCGCCCGCGGCCTGTTCGAGTCGGCCGTCGACGGCGAGGACCTGCTCGCCCGCCTCGCGGTGCCGCGCCCGTCGGTCGTCACGCCGCTCATGTTCGAGTACGAGCTCATCGAGCGCGCCCGCTCGGACCGCCGCCGCGTCGTCCTGCCCGAGGGCGACGACGACCGCATCCTGCGCGCCGCCTCGTCGGTGCTGGCCCGCGGCATCGCGGACCTGACCATCCTGGGCGACGAGACCGCCGTGCGTGCCCGCGCCACCGAGCTGGGCCTCGACATCTCGTCCGCCACGGTGCTCTCCCCCACCGACCCGGAGCACGTCGAGCGCTACGCCGCCGAGTACACGCGCCTGCGCGCCCACAAGGGCATGACGGTCGAGCGCGCCCGCGAGATCGTCACCGACGTCTCCTACTTCGGCACGATGATGGTCCACCTGGGCGACGCCCACGGCATGGTCTCGGGTGCCGCGCACACGACGGCGCACACCATCCGCCCGTCGTTCGAGATCATCAAGACCGCCCCCGGCATCTCGTCGGTGTCCGGCGTCTTCCTCATGTGCCTCGAGGACCGCGTGCTCGTGTACGGCGACTGCGCCGTCATCCCCGACCCGACGACGGAGCAGCTTGCCGACGTCGCCATCGCGTCCGCGGCCACCGCCGCGCAGTTCGGCGTCGAGCCGCGCATCGCGATGCTGTCGTACTCGACGGGCGAGTCCGGCTCGGGCGCCGACGTCGACAAGGTGCGCGCCGCGACCGCCGTCGTCAAGGAGCGCCGCCCCGACCTGTCGGTCGAGGGCCCGATCCAGTACGACGCCGCCGTCGACGCCGCCGTGGCCGCGTCCAAGCTGCCCGGCTCCGCCGTGGCCGGCCGCGCGACCGTCTTCGTGTTCCCGGACCTCAACACCGGCAACAACACCTACAAGGCCGTGCAGCGCTCGGCCGGCGCCGTGGCCGTCGGCCCGGTGCTGCAGGGCCTCAACAAGCCCGTCAACGACCTGTCCCGCGGCGCGCTCGTCCAGGACATCATCAACACGGTCGCCATCACGGCGATCCAGGCTCAGGGGGCCAGCAAGTGA
- a CDS encoding DUF4031 domain-containing protein, with product MLLDPPAWPAHGTLWSHLVSDASLHELRQFAQAAGLPDRGFDLDHYDAPAARHDELVAAGATPVDGRTLARRLATSGLRVPGHERAAAKRPALTDRWAALGDLPAVVGADLITRWAEPHRVYHGRLHLAAALDALDELLTASDVDAASAHTARLAVWFHDAVHDGEAGRDEERSAALVVKALATTPLTSDDVAEVERLVLLTAAHAPEPDDLLGGLVSDADLAVLGGSPQRYARYVHQVRAEYGHVPDGAFRAGRAAVLEQLLALPSLYATPAGRARWAVAAETNLRGELESLRA from the coding sequence ATCCTCCTCGACCCGCCCGCCTGGCCCGCGCACGGCACGCTGTGGTCGCACCTCGTCTCCGACGCCTCGCTGCACGAGCTGCGCCAGTTTGCGCAGGCCGCGGGACTGCCCGACCGCGGGTTCGACCTCGACCACTACGACGCCCCCGCGGCCCGCCACGACGAGCTCGTCGCGGCGGGAGCGACCCCGGTCGACGGGCGCACCCTCGCCCGCCGCCTCGCGACGTCGGGGCTGCGCGTGCCCGGCCACGAACGGGCGGCCGCCAAGCGCCCCGCCCTCACCGACCGCTGGGCCGCGCTCGGCGACCTGCCGGCGGTCGTCGGCGCCGACCTGATCACCCGCTGGGCCGAGCCGCACCGGGTCTACCACGGCCGCCTGCACCTGGCGGCCGCGCTCGACGCGCTGGACGAGCTGCTCACCGCGTCCGACGTCGACGCCGCCTCCGCGCACACCGCCCGGCTCGCGGTGTGGTTCCACGATGCCGTGCACGACGGCGAGGCGGGCCGCGACGAGGAACGCTCCGCCGCCCTCGTGGTCAAGGCGCTCGCCACGACCCCGCTGACCAGCGACGACGTCGCCGAGGTCGAGCGGCTCGTGCTGCTCACCGCAGCGCACGCCCCCGAGCCGGACGACCTGCTCGGCGGCCTCGTCAGCGACGCCGACCTCGCCGTCCTCGGCGGGTCACCGCAGCGGTACGCGCGCTACGTCCACCAGGTGCGCGCGGAGTACGGCCACGTCCCCGACGGCGCCTTCCGGGCGGGCCGTGCGGCGGTCCTGGAGCAGCTCCTGGCGCTCCCGTCGCTCTACGCGACACCGGCGGGCCGCGCCCGCTGGGCGGTCGCCGCCGAGACGAACCTGCGCGGCGAGCTCGAGTCCCTCCGAGCCTGA
- a CDS encoding acetate/propionate family kinase produces the protein MSTVLVLNSGSSSLKYQLLNPSTGDVLAVGLVERIGLESGRIVHEVGDEEHEREAPIKDHGVALHLVLDLFKEVGPSLDEAGIVAVGHRVVHGGTHYSQPTVIDDDVVEGIRALVPLAPLHNPANLTGIEAARELFDVPHVAVFDTAFFATLPPAAYTYAIDADVAAEHQVRRYGFHGTSHQYVSAKVAEVLGRDDLKQVVLHLGNGASASAVVDGVAVDTSMGLTPLEGLVMGTRSGDLDPAIVFHLKRVAGMDVDDIDDLLNKKSGLLGLSGRSDMRDLRNAADAGDATAIAALDVYRRRLVKYVGAYAAVLGGIDVLTFTAGVGENSFPIRQEVADALGFLGLAVDPAKNQVRSKEPRIISPDGHEGPLVMVVPTNEELAIARQSVAAIA, from the coding sequence GTGAGCACCGTTCTCGTCCTGAACTCCGGTTCGTCGTCGCTGAAGTACCAGCTGCTGAACCCGTCCACCGGCGACGTCCTCGCCGTCGGGCTGGTGGAGCGCATCGGCCTCGAGTCGGGTCGGATCGTCCACGAGGTCGGCGACGAGGAGCACGAGCGCGAGGCTCCCATCAAGGACCACGGCGTCGCCCTGCACCTCGTCCTCGACCTGTTCAAGGAGGTCGGCCCGTCGCTCGACGAGGCCGGCATCGTGGCCGTCGGCCACCGCGTGGTCCACGGCGGCACGCACTACTCGCAGCCCACCGTGATCGACGACGACGTCGTCGAGGGCATCCGGGCGCTCGTCCCGCTGGCGCCGCTGCACAACCCCGCGAACCTGACGGGCATCGAGGCGGCGCGCGAGCTCTTCGACGTGCCGCACGTCGCCGTGTTCGACACCGCGTTCTTCGCGACCCTGCCGCCGGCCGCGTACACCTACGCGATCGACGCGGACGTCGCGGCGGAGCACCAGGTGCGCCGCTACGGCTTCCACGGCACGTCGCACCAGTACGTGTCCGCGAAGGTCGCCGAGGTGCTCGGGCGCGACGACCTCAAGCAGGTCGTGCTGCACCTGGGCAACGGCGCCTCGGCGTCGGCCGTCGTGGACGGCGTGGCCGTCGACACCTCGATGGGCCTGACGCCGCTCGAGGGCCTGGTCATGGGCACGCGCTCGGGCGACCTCGACCCCGCCATCGTGTTCCACCTCAAGCGCGTGGCCGGGATGGACGTCGACGACATCGACGACCTGCTCAACAAGAAGTCCGGCCTGCTGGGCCTCTCCGGCCGCTCCGACATGCGCGACCTGCGCAACGCCGCCGACGCCGGGGACGCCACCGCGATCGCCGCGCTCGACGTGTACCGCCGCCGCCTGGTCAAGTACGTGGGCGCGTACGCGGCCGTCCTGGGCGGCATCGACGTGCTGACCTTCACGGCGGGCGTGGGCGAGAACTCGTTCCCGATCCGCCAGGAGGTCGCGGACGCGCTCGGCTTCCTCGGCCTGGCCGTCGACCCGGCCAAGAACCAGGTCCGCTCCAAGGAGCCGCGCATCATCAGCCCCGACGGGCACGAGGGCCCGCTCGTCATGGTCGTCCCGACCAACGAGGAGCTCGCGATCGCCCGCCAGTCGGTCGCGGCCATCGCCTGA